A genome region from Acyrthosiphon pisum isolate AL4f unplaced genomic scaffold, pea_aphid_22Mar2018_4r6ur Scaffold_21575;HRSCAF=24299, whole genome shotgun sequence includes the following:
- the LOC107883618 gene encoding uncharacterized protein LOC107883618 yields the protein MKPKEIKKRCYTKVEIEGKERYACRYCNKNYKENVTRMTVHIKNECKEVPQCISKSLLSPNKSKFNHKNINAINQNSLEIVPNTETVIQITDTNQSSIENPQITLKNQSLLKFVDTMKGGEKVT from the exons ATGAAGCCgaaagaaatcaaaaaaaggTGCTACACAAAAGTAGAAATTGAAGGAAAAGAAAGATATGCGTGcagatattgtaataaaaattataaagaaaatgtaacAAGAATGACAGTGCACATTAAAAACGAGTGTAAAGAAGTTCCACAGTGTATTTCAAAATCTTTATTGTCGCCTAACAAATCAAAGTTTAACCAta aaaatataaatgcaattaatCAAAATTCATTGGAAATTGTGCCAAATACTGAAACTGTTATTCAGATAACTGATACAAATCAGAGTTCCATTGAAAATCCTCAGATTACCCTTAAAAATCAGAGTTTACTGAAATTTGTAGATACAATGAAAGGAGGAGAAAAGGTaacataa